One window of Botrimarina mediterranea genomic DNA carries:
- the glgB gene encoding 1,4-alpha-glucan branching protein GlgB, whose product MRTQVSLDAIGALSDGRHENPFDILGPHEVVDQGRRALAVRAFRPDSQQMWLVDPAAGSSRPMRRIHPAGLYEAICPIEDGLTGKATKASDYLIRVSDSRGGRQTMHDPYAFQPLLTEYDLHLLNEGTHYDAYERMGAHLREIDGVVGVNFAVWAPNAEGVSVIGEFNGWSRTTHPMRKRVPSGIWELFIPGIDAGTLYKFAVKQPGGHVVEKCDPYAFAAEVPPRTANIVTDLGAHQWADGDWMASRVERNGLDAPMSIYELHLGSWRRDPADPDRWLSYGEIAPQLVEYCQRMGYTHVELMPVSEHPFTGSWGYQTVGYFAATSRYGTPEDLMAFVDTLHQAGIGVIVDWVPAHFPKDDHGLRRFDGTAMYEHEDPRQGEHPDWGTLIFNYGRNEVSGFLLANALFWCDKYHIDGLRVDAVASMLYLDYSREGSDWIPNKYGGRENLEAIDFLKRFNEVVHERHPGVLTIAEESTAWGGVSRPTYLGGLGFSLKWNMGWMNDTLRYMRHESIHRKYHHDELTFSLIYAFTENFCLPFSHDEVVHGKGSLIDQMPGDLWQKFANLRLLYGYMWTHPGKKLTFMGSEFGQWNEWNHDTSLQWDLLQWQTHQGLQNYVAHLNHLYQKEASLYEVDFDGAGFEWIDCHNHEDSILAFMRKAKDPSDFTISVSNFTPVPRVGYKLGVPEVCFYEEISNSDSTYFGGSDLGNSGGVMATSRGAQARPASIELTLPPLATVILKPRRG is encoded by the coding sequence GACATCCTCGGCCCGCACGAAGTGGTGGACCAAGGCCGCCGCGCGCTGGCGGTGCGGGCGTTCCGTCCCGATTCGCAGCAGATGTGGCTGGTGGACCCGGCCGCTGGGAGTTCGCGTCCGATGCGGCGAATCCACCCTGCGGGGCTGTACGAAGCGATCTGTCCCATTGAAGATGGACTAACTGGGAAGGCCACGAAGGCCAGCGACTATTTGATCCGAGTTTCCGATTCCCGAGGCGGGCGACAAACGATGCACGACCCCTACGCGTTCCAGCCGCTGCTGACGGAGTACGACCTCCACCTCCTCAACGAGGGGACGCACTACGACGCCTACGAGCGGATGGGCGCCCACCTGCGGGAGATCGACGGCGTCGTCGGCGTGAACTTTGCCGTCTGGGCCCCCAACGCAGAGGGGGTCAGCGTCATCGGTGAGTTCAACGGCTGGAGCCGCACCACGCACCCGATGCGCAAGCGGGTCCCCAGCGGCATCTGGGAGCTGTTCATCCCCGGCATCGACGCGGGGACGCTCTACAAGTTCGCCGTCAAGCAGCCAGGCGGCCACGTCGTTGAGAAGTGCGACCCCTACGCCTTCGCCGCCGAGGTGCCGCCACGCACCGCCAACATCGTCACGGACCTGGGCGCTCACCAGTGGGCCGACGGCGACTGGATGGCCAGCCGGGTCGAGCGGAACGGCCTCGACGCGCCGATGAGCATCTACGAGCTGCACCTCGGCAGCTGGCGTCGCGACCCGGCGGACCCCGACCGCTGGTTAAGCTACGGCGAGATCGCCCCGCAACTGGTCGAGTACTGCCAGCGGATGGGCTACACGCACGTCGAGCTGATGCCCGTCAGCGAGCACCCGTTCACCGGCAGCTGGGGCTACCAGACCGTCGGCTACTTCGCCGCCACCAGCCGCTACGGCACGCCCGAAGACTTGATGGCGTTTGTCGATACGCTGCACCAAGCGGGCATCGGCGTGATCGTCGACTGGGTCCCGGCCCACTTCCCGAAGGACGACCACGGCCTGCGGCGCTTCGACGGCACCGCGATGTATGAGCACGAAGACCCCCGCCAGGGCGAGCACCCCGATTGGGGCACGCTGATCTTCAACTACGGCCGTAACGAGGTGTCGGGCTTCCTGCTCGCCAACGCCCTGTTCTGGTGCGACAAGTACCACATCGACGGCCTGCGTGTCGACGCGGTGGCCTCGATGCTGTACCTCGACTACAGCCGTGAGGGGAGCGACTGGATCCCCAACAAGTACGGCGGGCGTGAGAACCTCGAGGCGATCGACTTCCTCAAGCGGTTCAACGAGGTCGTCCACGAGCGGCACCCCGGCGTGCTGACGATCGCCGAAGAGTCGACCGCCTGGGGCGGCGTCTCGCGGCCGACGTACCTCGGCGGCCTCGGCTTCAGCCTCAAGTGGAACATGGGCTGGATGAACGACACGCTCCGCTACATGCGGCACGAGTCGATCCACCGCAAGTACCACCACGACGAGCTGACGTTCTCGCTGATCTACGCCTTCACGGAAAACTTCTGCCTGCCGTTCAGCCACGACGAAGTGGTGCACGGCAAGGGCTCGCTGATCGACCAGATGCCGGGCGACCTCTGGCAGAAGTTCGCCAACCTGCGTTTGCTGTACGGCTACATGTGGACCCACCCGGGCAAGAAGCTCACCTTCATGGGGAGCGAGTTCGGGCAGTGGAACGAGTGGAACCACGACACGTCGCTGCAATGGGACCTGCTCCAGTGGCAGACCCACCAGGGCCTGCAGAACTACGTCGCCCACTTGAACCACCTCTACCAGAAAGAGGCTTCGCTGTACGAGGTGGACTTCGACGGCGCCGGCTTCGAGTGGATCGACTGCCACAACCACGAGGACAGCATCCTCGCCTTCATGCGGAAGGCGAAGGACCCGAGCGACTTCACGATCTCGGTCAGCAACTTCACGCCGGTGCCGCGCGTCGGCTACAAGCTGGGCGTCCCCGAGGTCTGCTTCTACGAAGAGATCAGCAACAGCGACTCGACGTACTTCGGAGGCAGCGACCTGGGCAACTCGGGCGGCGTCATGGCCACAAGCCGCGGCGCCCAAGCCCGCCCCGCATCGATCGAGCTGACACTGCCGCCACTGGCGACCGTGATCCTCAAGCCGCGTCGTGGGTAG